A segment of the Cenarchaeum symbiosum A genome:
GGCAGAAAGGTAAAGGCCGCAGTTACAGACGCGATGAAGTTCCAGGCGGGAACAGACGTCAAGCTGGTGGTGACCAGGGCCATGAGCATGCACAGGACAATGGTGGATATTGTAGAGGGCAGGATCTTGGCCGCCCTGAAAGACGCGGGGCTTGATACGCCCACCGGGGAGGTGGACGTGCTGATAATAGGGCACGGCAGCAAGGATCCCAACGCGGCAATCTCCATACGATACCTGATGGACGGGCTCTCCCCCCGGTACCGCAATGTGGATTACTGCTTTTTGGAGCTGGAGCAGCCCGACATAGCACACGGCATAGAAAAATGCAAGGCAAACCGCCCCCGTGTATTGGCGGTTGTATTCTACTTTTTACACGAGGGCGCGCATGTAAAGCGGGACATATACGAGGACCTCAACCCCGCCCTGGAGGGTGCCGACCTTGGAAAGGTTGTCATAACAAAGCACATAGGCGCGGACGAGAGGATGGTCGACCTGATACTTGAGAGGGCAAAAGAGGTCGAGGATGCAGCGCGATAAGGGCCGGTCCATAGAGGATGCGAGCATGCGCATGATTGAAGAGGAGATCGGCCC
Coding sequences within it:
- a CDS encoding sirohydrochlorin cobaltochelatase (COG2138), producing the protein MKRGLLVIDRGSREHEAEQELNLMCSRLLERGSYEFVDYCFLEVVPPFLDQGMADALNRHPDELTIVPYFLYPGRKVKAAVTDAMKFQAGTDVKLVVTRAMSMHRTMVDIVEGRILAALKDAGLDTPTGEVDVLIIGHGSKDPNAAISIRYLMDGLSPRYRNVDYCFLELEQPDIAHGIEKCKANRPRVLAVVFYFLHEGAHVKRDIYEDLNPALEGADLGKVVITKHIGADERMVDLILERAKEVEDAAR